Proteins encoded together in one Nostoc sp. PCC 7524 window:
- a CDS encoding septal ring lytic transglycosylase RlpA family protein, with protein sequence MNQRHLWTIVALSLTVLGTPSIGRTQTTKETTLAAQKTPASNVQKVGEFNSSAGKRTSNAVITSIHPHNVGGKRAATLYIRNIPVLTFLSSKPVASAEKKVGVIGDEEGVQSYALIADNPVQVASVGNLAGVKKQPGLQQDDPVHRAGLVAARINQMIRDNVNAEKISVSWKGEGESVVANQSQNKGVSVQQQSGDRYTIKINSQELVEINQNTRLADSTNNLAKDALQATNRLRRLIGNASPISEIANLPSRAKSSPSIANLPQRIASTFRLNFRGIASFYGRGFAGRPTATGERFNPEAMTAAHRSLPFGTRVRVTNTRNGRSVVVRINDRGPYIRGRIIDVSTGAARMLGMIGSGIAPVKIEVLGR encoded by the coding sequence ATGAATCAAAGACATTTGTGGACTATTGTTGCCCTGTCTCTGACTGTGTTGGGGACACCCTCAATTGGTCGGACTCAGACTACTAAAGAAACTACACTAGCTGCCCAAAAAACACCAGCTAGTAATGTACAGAAAGTAGGAGAGTTTAATTCCTCAGCAGGGAAAAGAACCTCTAATGCTGTGATTACCAGCATTCATCCTCACAACGTTGGAGGCAAAAGGGCAGCAACCCTGTATATCCGGAATATTCCAGTTCTCACCTTTTTGAGTTCCAAGCCAGTTGCCAGTGCTGAGAAGAAAGTAGGTGTTATAGGAGATGAAGAGGGCGTGCAGTCGTACGCCCTTATTGCTGATAACCCAGTTCAGGTAGCGAGCGTAGGAAATCTAGCAGGTGTCAAGAAGCAACCTGGCTTACAACAAGATGATCCAGTTCATCGAGCAGGTTTAGTAGCAGCCAGGATCAACCAGATGATCCGGGACAATGTGAACGCCGAGAAAATAAGCGTTAGTTGGAAGGGAGAAGGCGAGTCTGTAGTTGCCAATCAATCCCAAAATAAAGGTGTTTCTGTCCAACAACAGTCAGGCGATCGCTACACCATTAAGATTAACAGCCAAGAGTTGGTAGAAATCAATCAAAATACTCGCCTGGCAGATAGCACCAATAACCTAGCTAAAGACGCATTGCAAGCAACAAACCGACTGCGGAGACTTATCGGCAATGCGTCTCCCATCAGTGAGATTGCTAACTTACCATCTCGCGCCAAGTCATCACCATCCATCGCCAATTTGCCGCAACGAATTGCGAGTACATTTAGACTGAATTTTAGAGGCATAGCTTCCTTTTACGGGCGCGGTTTCGCTGGCAGACCTACTGCTACTGGTGAACGGTTTAATCCCGAAGCCATGACTGCCGCCCATCGCAGCTTACCCTTCGGCACACGGGTTCGTGTCACCAATACCCGCAACGGTCGTTCTGTGGTAGTGCGAATCAACGACCGGGGGCCATACATTCGGGGTCGGATTATTGATGTATCAACAGGTGCAGCCAGAATGTTGGGCATGATCGGTAGTGGTATTGCACCAGTGAAGATTGAAGTGTTAGGTCGATAA
- a CDS encoding PHP domain-containing protein, whose amino-acid sequence MVVNFARTSATCEVLQEVFQHIDAQSCPRLFNFHMHTVYSDGRLQPSVLMEQAIAIGLKGLAITDHHTVGGYEAAQVWLEDWKWSHPGVRTPHLWSGVEVNANLLDVEVHILAYAFQPEHSSMKPYLQRKVTSGKEYQAANVIAAIHAAGGLAVLAHPARYRRSHFDLIPAAVEYGIDGVETFYAYNNPNPWKPSAIESQQVQQLAENYGIFNTCGTDTHGLSLLQRL is encoded by the coding sequence ATGGTTGTAAATTTTGCTCGGACATCTGCTACTTGTGAAGTTTTACAGGAAGTTTTTCAGCATATAGATGCCCAAAGTTGTCCGCGATTATTTAACTTTCATATGCACACTGTCTATTCAGATGGGAGGTTGCAGCCGAGTGTATTGATGGAACAAGCGATCGCGATTGGCTTAAAAGGCTTGGCGATTACTGATCATCATACTGTGGGTGGGTATGAAGCAGCGCAAGTTTGGTTAGAAGACTGGAAGTGGAGTCACCCCGGAGTCAGAACTCCGCATCTATGGAGTGGTGTAGAAGTCAACGCCAATTTATTAGATGTGGAAGTTCATATTTTGGCTTACGCTTTCCAACCAGAACATTCCAGTATGAAACCTTATCTGCAAAGAAAGGTGACTTCAGGGAAAGAATATCAAGCAGCCAACGTGATTGCAGCTATTCATGCTGCCGGGGGATTAGCTGTACTAGCTCATCCAGCACGTTATAGGCGATCGCACTTTGACTTAATTCCCGCCGCCGTGGAATATGGGATTGATGGTGTAGAAACATTCTACGCCTACAATAACCCCAATCCCTGGAAACCCAGCGCCATAGAATCTCAACAGGTACAGCAATTAGCTGAAAATTATGGAATTTTCAATACTTGCGGTACTGATACCCACGGTTTGAGCCTACTCCAACGGCTGTAA
- a CDS encoding DUF2382 domain-containing protein, translated as MPEYLASETPEPKVNTDLQTNLSRIEDEKLIRLLEEQLLVNSSKHKIGEVIVRKAIETKMVQVPVRREKLIVEQITPDHKQLAEIDLSQGEITGIELTTTESPEFTGQLSGLTVSGSFLSPKIASLLLNAIALERIHGCQQVLVSISVDNEEHQKKYQEWFDRCSHGQLPTSEK; from the coding sequence ATGCCTGAATATTTAGCTTCAGAAACACCTGAGCCAAAAGTGAACACTGATTTGCAAACAAATTTAAGCAGAATTGAGGATGAGAAACTTATTCGCTTGCTGGAGGAACAACTATTAGTTAATAGTAGTAAGCATAAAATTGGTGAAGTAATTGTTCGCAAAGCCATCGAAACTAAAATGGTGCAAGTTCCTGTAAGACGGGAGAAACTCATTGTAGAACAAATTACTCCAGACCATAAACAATTGGCAGAAATTGATTTAAGCCAAGGAGAAATTACAGGAATCGAGTTAACAACAACTGAAAGCCCAGAATTTACTGGTCAATTGAGTGGCTTAACAGTCAGTGGAAGTTTTCTTTCCCCTAAAATTGCTAGTTTACTATTGAATGCGATCGCTCTAGAACGCATTCACGGTTGTCAGCAGGTGCTAGTGTCAATTTCTGTAGACAATGAAGAACATCAAAAAAAATATCAGGAGTGGTTTGACCGTTGCTCTCATGGTCAATTACCAACGTCTGAGAAATAA
- a CDS encoding MFS transporter, which produces MNRIFWIIALVAFINSLSFTILIPIIYLYGKQFGLSDFQTSLLFSTYAIAQFFATPIIGKLSDRFGRKPLLIISLAGTVIANILAGTATMAVALFFARFLDGITGGNNAVAQAMISDVTDSEQRAQGFGIYGAAMGLGFVLGPATSLAAQQISLGTAFLVSGGIALIALVITMFVLPETIKNKENQSDKIFDLGLDNLIKGLTIPKIGILLIINFFIGTTFTIFTYAFQPYFLNVLGQNSQTLTLMFLVFGVLGVIMQTWGIKILSQRFSEVKILLLSLFIRSLSFMLMPVWSILGYFVIVSIIFSLFNSLVQPMINTLISLNAKPEEQGTALGLNSSYLSVSNGVGPVIAGMLVSQTNPITYSYPLYLAGILTFFVLLFAIGNRKRYMPKN; this is translated from the coding sequence ATGAATAGAATTTTTTGGATTATTGCATTAGTGGCATTTATTAATTCCCTGAGTTTTACGATTTTAATTCCTATTATCTATCTTTATGGCAAACAATTTGGCCTGAGTGATTTTCAGACAAGTTTACTCTTTTCTACCTATGCGATCGCACAATTTTTCGCCACCCCAATCATTGGCAAACTCTCAGATAGATTTGGGCGTAAGCCTTTACTGATCATTAGTTTAGCTGGGACTGTGATTGCTAATATCCTAGCTGGAACTGCCACAATGGCTGTTGCTCTATTTTTTGCTCGCTTCTTGGATGGAATCACTGGCGGAAATAATGCTGTTGCTCAGGCGATGATTTCGGATGTGACTGATTCTGAACAACGCGCTCAGGGTTTTGGCATATATGGGGCAGCAATGGGTTTGGGTTTTGTTTTGGGGCCAGCCACCAGTTTAGCAGCACAGCAGATATCTTTAGGTACGGCGTTTTTGGTTTCGGGTGGTATTGCGCTGATAGCTCTGGTAATTACTATGTTTGTATTACCAGAAACTATCAAAAATAAAGAGAATCAATCAGACAAAATATTTGATTTAGGTTTAGATAATTTAATTAAAGGTTTGACTATACCAAAAATTGGTATATTACTGATTATTAATTTTTTTATTGGTACAACTTTCACTATTTTTACTTATGCTTTTCAACCTTATTTTCTAAATGTATTAGGGCAAAATAGCCAAACTTTGACATTGATGTTTTTAGTATTTGGTGTACTGGGTGTGATTATGCAGACTTGGGGTATAAAAATTCTGAGTCAGCGTTTTAGTGAAGTGAAAATATTACTATTAAGTCTGTTTATTAGAAGTTTATCATTTATGTTAATGCCTGTTTGGTCAATTCTGGGTTATTTCGTAATAGTTAGTATAATTTTTTCATTATTTAATTCTCTAGTGCAACCCATGATTAATACTTTGATTTCTCTCAATGCCAAACCAGAAGAACAAGGGACGGCTTTGGGTTTAAATTCATCGTATTTAAGTGTTTCTAATGGAGTTGGGCCTGTAATTGCTGGTATGTTGGTTAGTCAAACCAATCCTATTACTTATAGCTATCCTTTATATTTGGCTGGTATTCTCACATTTTTTGTATTACTATTTGCAATAGGAAATCGCAAAAGATATATGCCTAAAAATTAG
- a CDS encoding DUF2382 domain-containing protein has translation MVLYKLEEFDPNYRDTFQGDDIKGLGVYTERSDEKIGTVSDVLVDEDGHFRYLVVDLGFWIFGKKVLLPVGRSRIDHSSNRVYAIGMTREQAENLPEFNERSGLDYDYEEQVRGVYRSPSYTTSPLETSTPLETSTPIESPRTTGATSQPTTTSNYSHDTYTYEHEPALYGLHEPHHETLRLYEERLVANKRRQKTGEVTVGKHVETQTARVAVPVEKERVVIERVTPEDAGTVVSPNEANFREGEVARVELHEETPDIRKEAVLREEVRVKKVVEQETVQAEDTVRREELDVNAPGLPIEER, from the coding sequence ATGGTACTTTACAAACTAGAAGAATTTGATCCCAATTACCGCGATACATTTCAAGGAGATGATATCAAAGGCCTTGGTGTCTACACAGAAAGATCTGACGAAAAGATTGGTACAGTTAGCGATGTTTTAGTAGACGAAGATGGCCATTTCCGCTATTTAGTTGTTGACTTAGGTTTTTGGATTTTTGGCAAGAAGGTCTTATTACCAGTTGGTCGTTCCCGCATTGACCATAGCAGCAACCGCGTTTACGCCATTGGTATGACCAGAGAACAAGCGGAAAATTTACCAGAGTTCAACGAACGTTCAGGTCTTGACTACGACTATGAAGAGCAGGTGCGTGGAGTATATCGCAGTCCTAGCTACACCACCAGTCCTTTAGAAACATCAACACCTCTAGAAACCTCCACACCGATTGAATCCCCTAGAACAACAGGTGCAACTTCCCAACCGACGACAACATCAAATTATAGCCACGATACCTATACATACGAGCATGAACCTGCTTTGTATGGACTCCATGAGCCACACCATGAAACTCTGAGATTGTACGAGGAAAGGTTGGTTGCTAACAAACGCCGTCAGAAAACTGGAGAAGTAACAGTTGGTAAACACGTTGAAACTCAAACAGCCAGGGTAGCAGTACCAGTGGAAAAAGAACGAGTTGTGATTGAACGTGTTACACCAGAAGATGCTGGTACTGTTGTTTCTCCTAATGAAGCGAACTTCCGTGAAGGTGAAGTTGCTCGTGTAGAACTTCATGAAGAAACCCCTGATATTCGCAAAGAAGCGGTTTTACGGGAAGAAGTCAGAGTGAAAAAAGTTGTGGAGCAAGAAACCGTTCAAGCTGAAGATACTGTTCGTCGTGAAGAGCTAGACGTAAATGCTCCTGGCCTTCCGATTGAGGAGCGTTAA
- the purM gene encoding phosphoribosylformylglycinamidine cyclo-ligase — protein MDYRDAGVDVEAGRAFVDQIRNLVHSTFRPEVIGGLGGFGGCFQLPGGYKEPVLVSGTDGVGTKLKIAHILNRHDTVGIDLVAMCVNDVLTSGAEPLFFLDYVATGKLDKEQLTQVVAGIASGCRLAGCALLGGETAEMPGFYQVGEYDLAGFCVGIVEKSQMLDGSQVQVGDVAIALASAGVHSNGLSLVRKIVSDGGFSWSDAPELLGGKTIGETFLQPTRIYVKPVLAARQSGLKIHGMAHITGGGLPENLPRCLSQGQSIKINPNSWTIPPLFQWLAEAGSVSAAAMYNTFNMGIGFVLLVPPHQAEQTVTFFQSQDIPAFVVGEVISGEGTLTGL, from the coding sequence ATGGATTATCGGGATGCAGGGGTTGATGTTGAGGCTGGTAGAGCCTTTGTAGATCAAATTCGCAATTTGGTTCACAGTACCTTTAGGCCAGAAGTTATCGGTGGTTTGGGGGGTTTTGGTGGTTGCTTCCAACTTCCAGGCGGTTACAAGGAGCCAGTTTTGGTTTCTGGGACTGATGGTGTGGGAACAAAACTCAAAATCGCCCACATTCTCAACCGTCATGATACTGTTGGCATTGACTTAGTGGCGATGTGCGTCAATGATGTTTTAACATCTGGGGCAGAACCATTATTCTTTTTAGATTATGTTGCTACAGGCAAACTAGATAAGGAACAGTTGACTCAGGTAGTGGCGGGTATTGCGTCTGGGTGTAGACTGGCTGGTTGTGCCTTGTTGGGTGGAGAAACAGCAGAGATGCCGGGTTTTTATCAAGTCGGGGAGTATGACTTGGCTGGTTTCTGCGTGGGAATTGTAGAAAAAAGCCAAATGTTGGACGGTTCTCAGGTGCAAGTGGGAGATGTAGCGATCGCACTTGCTAGTGCTGGGGTACATAGTAATGGTTTAAGCTTAGTACGTAAGATTGTCAGCGATGGGGGATTTTCTTGGAGTGACGCGCCAGAATTGTTAGGTGGTAAAACTATCGGCGAAACATTCCTGCAACCGACACGTATTTATGTCAAACCCGTTCTCGCTGCACGGCAATCAGGGTTAAAAATTCACGGCATGGCACATATTACAGGTGGTGGTTTACCGGAAAATTTACCTAGATGTCTGAGCCAAGGTCAATCAATTAAAATTAACCCCAATAGTTGGACAATCCCCCCTCTATTTCAATGGTTAGCTGAAGCTGGATCTGTCAGTGCGGCAGCGATGTATAACACTTTCAATATGGGTATAGGTTTTGTGCTGCTAGTACCACCCCATCAAGCAGAACAAACAGTTACTTTCTTTCAATCACAAGATATTCCCGCTTTTGTTGTGGGTGAAGTAATTAGCGGTGAAGGAACTTTGACAGGACTGTAA
- a CDS encoding bifunctional pantoate--beta-alanine ligase/(d)CMP kinase: MRLLTTVAALRCYLNQHRQKNQLTVSEDMILNGMTEWYQTAVGLVPTMGNLHPGHLSLIERARQENSTVMVSIFVNPLQFGPNEDFDRYPRTLAQDQKLCEQAGVDAIFAPTPEEIGINEKNIQESQVTQVIPPSAMISGLCGHSRLGHFQGVATIVTKLLNLVQPDRAYFGQKDGQQLAIIKRLVADLNLPVEIIACPIVREASGLALSSRNQYLTAQEKQQAAVLYCGLQQAEMAFREGVRDRTQLIAAVQQEVAKVSTVAVEYIELVEPTTLMSLNHIEEEGMLAIAARLGSTRLIDNTILRDRQPIIAIDGPAGAGKSTVARQVAAKLGLVYLDTGAMYRAVTWLVLQQGIAIDDECAIAELASKCKIELTPSQDLQSPVRVWINDIDVTQAIRTIEVTSQVSAIAAQSSVREALVKQQQNWGKKGGLVAEGRDIGTHVFPDAEVKIFLTASVGERARRRQQDFQKQGQPEVSLEQLERDIAERDWKDSNRKVSPLKKAADAFEIPTDGLTIPDVTEQIVNYYQQRLSQW, from the coding sequence GTGCGCCTGCTAACAACAGTTGCTGCTTTACGTTGCTATTTAAATCAACATCGCCAGAAAAATCAGCTGACAGTATCAGAGGACATGATACTCAATGGAATGACCGAGTGGTATCAAACCGCAGTCGGTTTAGTGCCGACGATGGGTAATTTACATCCAGGACATTTAAGCTTGATTGAACGGGCGCGGCAAGAAAATTCGACTGTGATGGTGAGTATTTTTGTGAATCCCTTGCAATTTGGCCCGAATGAGGATTTTGACCGCTATCCTCGGACTTTGGCACAAGATCAAAAATTATGTGAGCAAGCAGGGGTCGATGCGATTTTTGCACCAACTCCGGAAGAAATAGGAATTAACGAGAAGAATATACAAGAAAGTCAGGTAACACAAGTAATCCCTCCATCTGCTATGATATCAGGCTTGTGTGGTCATTCTCGGCTAGGTCATTTTCAGGGTGTGGCTACAATTGTAACCAAGCTTTTGAACTTGGTACAACCAGATCGAGCCTACTTTGGTCAAAAGGATGGTCAGCAGCTAGCTATCATTAAACGGTTGGTGGCTGATTTAAATTTACCAGTAGAAATTATTGCGTGTCCCATAGTGCGAGAAGCTTCGGGTTTGGCCTTGAGTTCTCGCAATCAGTATTTGACTGCACAAGAAAAACAGCAAGCAGCAGTATTGTATTGCGGCTTGCAACAAGCTGAAATGGCATTTCGTGAAGGTGTTCGCGATCGCACTCAGTTAATAGCGGCAGTACAGCAGGAAGTAGCAAAGGTCAGTACAGTTGCAGTGGAATATATTGAATTAGTTGAACCGACTACGTTGATGTCTTTAAATCATATTGAGGAGGAAGGAATGCTCGCGATCGCAGCTCGTCTTGGTTCTACACGTTTAATTGACAATACCATCTTGCGCGATCGCCAACCTATCATCGCTATTGATGGGCCAGCCGGTGCTGGTAAATCTACAGTAGCTCGTCAAGTAGCAGCCAAGCTAGGTCTAGTTTATCTAGATACAGGTGCTATGTACCGTGCTGTGACTTGGTTGGTGCTACAACAAGGTATTGCCATTGATGATGAGTGTGCGATCGCTGAATTAGCTAGCAAGTGCAAAATAGAACTGACTCCCAGCCAAGATTTGCAGTCTCCGGTGCGGGTTTGGATTAACGATATTGATGTCACCCAAGCAATTCGCACAATTGAAGTCACATCTCAAGTATCGGCGATCGCTGCCCAAAGTTCTGTTCGGGAAGCATTGGTGAAACAGCAGCAAAACTGGGGTAAAAAAGGCGGTCTCGTAGCTGAAGGCAGAGACATTGGTACTCATGTATTTCCCGATGCCGAAGTGAAAATCTTCCTAACCGCCTCAGTTGGTGAGCGAGCTCGTCGTCGCCAACAAGACTTTCAAAAACAAGGTCAACCAGAGGTCAGTTTAGAGCAATTAGAACGAGACATTGCTGAACGTGACTGGAAAGATAGCAACCGCAAAGTTTCCCCCTTGAAAAAAGCTGCGGACGCATTTGAAATTCCCACTGATGGACTAACCATACCAGACGTTACAGAACAAATTGTCAATTACTACCAACAACGCTTGTCTCAGTGGTAA
- a CDS encoding transketolase, whose translation MTTQEQLNQWYELAQQLRIDSIRATTVAGSGHPTSSMSPADLMAVLLSNYLHYDFDNPHNSNNDRFVISKGHAAPLLYSMYKAAGAITDEELLSLRKIGSRLEGHPTPVVPWVDVATGSLGQGLPVGVGLALAGKYLDQLPYNVWVLLGDSETAEGSVWEAFDHAAHYTLDNLIAIIDVNRLGQRGQTELGWNTQAYANRARAFGWQAIEIDGHDLIEIDQALSAAVSINDRPTVIIARTKKGKGVASLEDLGGWHGKALKSDAEKQAIAELGGERHITIQVRQPETQAQPATIATAQPLQLPNYEKGAEIATRRAYGDALKALGAAQPQVVALDAEVSNSTYAEDFAEAYPERYFEMYIAEQQMVAAAVGLQVRDYKPFASSFAAFLTRAYDFIRMAAVSRANIKLVGSHAGVSIGEDGASQMGLEDLAAFRAVWSSTVLYPSDANQTAKLVEQMSDRNGIVYLRTTRASTPVIYGADEAFPIGGSKVLRISGQDEATVIGAGITLHEALKAYDRLKNEGITVRVIDAYSVKPIDVQTLHQAAHDTEGNLVVVEDHWPEGGLGAAVLDAFAGTDGISSYDGPQLQVIKLAVRDLPGSGTPEQLLHAAKIDADAIVAAVKAQVRQPVGSGAITSGGRNAITSSAQ comes from the coding sequence ATGACCACACAGGAGCAGCTCAATCAATGGTATGAACTAGCACAACAATTGCGAATTGATAGTATTCGCGCTACAACCGTTGCTGGTTCCGGTCATCCGACTTCTTCAATGTCCCCGGCGGATTTGATGGCGGTTTTGTTATCTAATTATCTCCACTACGATTTTGATAACCCCCACAACTCCAATAACGATCGCTTTGTGATTTCTAAAGGACACGCTGCACCATTGCTTTACTCTATGTATAAAGCTGCGGGAGCGATCACTGATGAAGAATTACTGTCATTGCGAAAAATTGGCAGTCGCCTAGAAGGTCATCCTACACCTGTTGTACCTTGGGTGGATGTGGCGACCGGCTCACTAGGACAGGGATTACCTGTTGGTGTGGGGTTAGCTTTAGCTGGGAAGTATTTAGATCAGCTACCGTATAATGTCTGGGTGTTACTAGGTGATAGTGAAACCGCCGAAGGTTCAGTATGGGAGGCTTTTGACCATGCGGCTCACTATACCTTAGATAATCTCATTGCCATTATTGATGTCAATCGGCTCGGTCAACGTGGTCAGACTGAGTTAGGCTGGAACACCCAAGCTTATGCTAATCGAGCCAGAGCCTTTGGTTGGCAAGCAATTGAGATTGATGGTCATGATTTGATAGAAATAGATCAAGCCTTGAGTGCGGCTGTGAGTATTAACGATCGCCCGACGGTAATTATTGCTCGCACCAAGAAGGGTAAAGGGGTAGCTTCTCTAGAAGATTTAGGTGGTTGGCACGGTAAAGCCTTAAAATCCGATGCTGAAAAGCAAGCGATCGCCGAGTTAGGTGGTGAACGCCACATTACTATTCAAGTCAGACAACCAGAAACCCAAGCCCAGCCTGCAACGATCGCTACAGCCCAACCTTTGCAACTTCCCAACTACGAGAAAGGTGCAGAGATAGCAACTCGTCGCGCCTATGGTGATGCCCTGAAAGCTCTAGGCGCTGCCCAACCGCAAGTAGTTGCCCTCGACGCAGAGGTGAGTAATTCTACTTATGCAGAAGATTTCGCGGAAGCTTACCCAGAGCGATACTTTGAGATGTACATCGCTGAACAGCAAATGGTAGCGGCGGCTGTAGGTTTGCAAGTGCGAGATTACAAACCCTTTGCTTCTAGCTTTGCAGCTTTCTTAACTCGCGCCTACGACTTTATTCGCATGGCGGCTGTCTCCCGTGCCAACATTAAGTTAGTCGGTTCTCATGCAGGTGTATCCATTGGGGAAGATGGCGCTTCCCAGATGGGATTGGAAGATTTAGCGGCTTTTCGTGCTGTGTGGAGTAGTACCGTACTCTACCCTAGTGATGCTAATCAGACAGCAAAATTAGTAGAGCAAATGAGCGATCGCAATGGTATAGTTTATCTCCGCACCACACGAGCTAGTACACCAGTCATCTATGGTGCAGATGAAGCATTCCCCATTGGCGGTAGCAAAGTCCTCCGAATTTCTGGCCAAGATGAAGCTACGGTGATTGGTGCAGGTATCACCTTACACGAAGCACTTAAAGCCTATGATCGTTTGAAAAATGAAGGGATTACAGTCCGCGTCATCGATGCTTACTCAGTCAAACCCATTGATGTGCAAACACTACATCAAGCAGCCCACGATACAGAAGGTAACTTAGTAGTTGTTGAAGATCACTGGCCAGAAGGTGGATTAGGCGCGGCTGTCTTAGATGCTTTTGCGGGTACTGATGGTATTTCCAGCTACGACGGGCCACAACTACAAGTCATTAAGTTAGCCGTGCGTGATCTGCCAGGTTCCGGTACACCAGAACAACTGCTTCATGCTGCCAAAATTGACGCTGACGCGATTGTTGCAGCCGTCAAAGCCCAAGTCAGACAACCTGTGGGTAGTGGTGCGATCACCTCCGGTGGGCGGAACGCCATCACCTCCTCGGCACAATAG
- a CDS encoding superoxide dismutase, which translates to MAFTQPPLPYDFNALEAYGMKGETFEYHYGKHHKAYVDNLNKLTDGTELADKSLEEVIQISFKDSSKTGIFNNAAQVWNHTFFWNCLKPAGGGAPTGELAARIDKDFGGFDKFQEEFSNAAATQFGSGWAWLVDDGGTLKVMKTPNAENPLAHGKKALLTIDVWEHAYYIDFRNARPAFIKNFLDQLVNWEFAAANLG; encoded by the coding sequence ATGGCATTCACACAACCACCCTTACCTTACGACTTCAATGCTCTAGAGGCGTATGGCATGAAAGGTGAAACATTCGAGTATCACTATGGCAAGCATCACAAAGCTTATGTAGATAACCTCAACAAGCTCACCGACGGTACAGAACTAGCTGATAAATCCTTAGAAGAAGTCATCCAAATCTCCTTTAAAGATTCATCTAAGACAGGAATCTTCAACAACGCCGCCCAAGTTTGGAACCACACCTTCTTCTGGAATTGTTTGAAACCCGCAGGCGGCGGCGCACCTACAGGAGAATTAGCTGCTAGGATTGATAAAGATTTTGGTGGCTTCGACAAATTTCAAGAAGAATTTTCTAACGCTGCTGCAACCCAGTTTGGTAGCGGTTGGGCTTGGTTGGTTGATGATGGTGGCACACTCAAAGTGATGAAAACACCAAATGCAGAAAACCCCCTAGCTCATGGTAAAAAAGCACTCCTAACTATAGATGTTTGGGAACACGCCTACTACATCGACTTTAGAAATGCTCGTCCAGCATTTATCAAAAACTTCTTAGATCAATTAGTCAACTGGGAATTTGCTGCTGCAAACTTAGGTTAA
- a CDS encoding DUF2382 domain-containing protein — MPLYKLEEFDPNYRETFGGDDVKSLDLYTEGGVRVGSIADALVDQNGRFRYLVIHTDIDSVNKNILLPIGLSRINYPAQRVYVDGLSKQQVESLPEYHENITLNEDYEEKVRSVFRSPTSTMMYERETYSYQKEPALYGLNEPYHQTFRLYEERLIANKQRIKTGEVAVGKHIETETARVTVPIQKERVVIERVGPRVSETGETIVDPKEVKFQAGEVARIELYEETPEIRKQAFVREEIRVRKVVEQETVEAQDTIRREELDIDTAGNLVMNETQVPQ, encoded by the coding sequence ATGCCACTCTATAAACTCGAAGAATTTGATCCCAACTACCGAGAAACCTTTGGGGGAGATGATGTTAAATCTTTAGACCTTTATACTGAAGGTGGCGTAAGAGTTGGCTCAATTGCTGACGCTTTAGTTGACCAAAATGGCCGTTTTCGTTATCTAGTTATTCACACAGATATAGATTCAGTGAATAAGAACATCTTACTACCAATTGGTCTTTCTCGCATTAATTATCCTGCCCAACGTGTTTATGTCGATGGACTGAGTAAACAACAAGTAGAAAGTTTGCCGGAGTACCACGAAAACATAACTCTTAATGAAGATTACGAAGAAAAAGTACGTAGTGTATTTCGTTCTCCCACTAGCACTATGATGTATGAACGCGAAACATACAGCTATCAAAAAGAACCTGCTTTATATGGGTTAAACGAACCATATCATCAAACATTTAGACTATATGAAGAAAGATTAATTGCTAATAAACAGCGAATTAAAACCGGAGAAGTAGCCGTTGGCAAGCACATTGAAACTGAAACTGCCAGGGTGACAGTACCGATTCAAAAAGAACGTGTTGTGATTGAGCGTGTTGGACCAAGAGTTTCAGAAACAGGAGAAACAATCGTAGATCCAAAAGAAGTAAAATTTCAAGCGGGGGAAGTCGCAAGGATTGAATTGTACGAAGAAACACCTGAAATTCGTAAACAAGCTTTTGTCCGTGAAGAAATCAGAGTCAGAAAAGTAGTAGAACAGGAGACGGTGGAAGCACAGGATACCATTCGTCGTGAAGAATTAGATATTGATACAGCAGGCAACTTAGTAATGAATGAAACTCAAGTTCCCCAATAG